In Rutidosis leptorrhynchoides isolate AG116_Rl617_1_P2 chromosome 2, CSIRO_AGI_Rlap_v1, whole genome shotgun sequence, one genomic interval encodes:
- the LOC139887871 gene encoding uncharacterized protein gives MNLARGYRANCYKKMKQIKGCHQDSVLVIKLPDSRILGLISKSLFLGLIILALPSIGSFVRDVSVEQSVSTDNFLPMVFEDLVVEGVLKDGQKGLVLSSGVGDLFNNLWFLQYKGIDVVMDMDLDRQLVIPNEVFDFVFASSLENVKFINRVVKVDGIVVMPLGNYCDRTNEFLKRSNYKSVYIHQFDSVMVMAMRKIDAEGEEGVFDG, from the coding sequence ATGAATTTGGCTCGTGGGTATCGTGCAAATTGTTATAAGAAGATGAAACAGATTAAGGGGTGTCACCAAGATTCTGTCTTGGTGATCAAGCTACCAGATTCTAGAATCTTGGGCCTCATCTCAAAGTCATTGTTTTTGGGCCTAATCATTCTAGCATTGCCTTCAATTGGGTCATTTGTTAGAGATGTTTCTGTAGAACAATCAGTTAGCACTGACAATTTTCTGCCAATGGTGTTTGAAGATTTAGTGGTTGAAGGTGTTTTAAAAGATGGACAAAAGGGTCTTGTTTTGAGCTCAGGAGTAGGAGACTTGTTTAATAATTTGTGGTTTTTACAATATAAGGGAATTGATGTTGTTATGGATATGGATTTGGATCGACAATTGGTGATACCAAATGAGGTGTTTGATTTCGTATTTGCTTCGAGTTTAGAGAATGTGAAGTTTATCAATAGAGTTGTGAAGGTTGATGGCATTGTGGTTATGCCATTAGGGAACTATTGTGATCGGACTAATGAGTTTCTGAAACGTTCGAATTATAAGAGTGTGTATATTCATCAATTTGATTCAGTTATGGTTATGGCAATGAGGAAAATAGATGCTGAAGGGGAAGAAGGTGTGTTTGATGGATGA
- the LOC139890872 gene encoding serine/threonine-protein kinase PEPKR2-like isoform X1, whose amino-acid sequence MDCFGRKRKGVQNVASNVVWSHVSLVDRSRRTKKSKEVVKSDRNRKDFINGIVTAPPFVNVCFDDARGRGLKRKIGCLDSATKMGRKKKIEQDFESGQTIGQGKFGSVVKCRSKVSGEEFACKILPKGDEIVHKEVEIMQHLSGHPGVVTLKAVYEDVECFHLVMELCSGGRLLDQMRNDGLFSEQKAAILIKELMLVLKYCHEMGVIHRDVKPENILLSASGLIKLADFGLAARITNGQSLYGVVGSPAYVAPEVLNGGYSEKVDIWSAGVVLHALLVGFLPFGGDSVNTVFEAVKNLSINFEGELWNSISQPARDLIAHMLSKNVSQRYSAEEVLRHPWILFYTNPTLDSLTFGYRMQNPTTLTSRQLTDMIEVESENNVSISFSENSTPMFPHDISKDEECYMVDILAFAISHVRISGPKRSRICSPTNNPVQQAHSSNITIKSLCTAF is encoded by the exons ATGGATTGTTTTGGGAGAAAGAGAAAGGGGGTCCAAAATGTAGCGTCGAATGTGGTGTGGTCTCATGTTTCGTTAGTAGACCGGTCTAGGAGAACAAAGAAATCGAAAGAAGTAGTAAAAAGCGATAGAAATCGTAAAGATTTCATAAATGGAATTGTGACTGCTCCGCCTTTTGTAAATGTGTGTTTTGACGACGCTCGTGGTAGGGGTCTTAAGAGGAAAATTGGGTGTCTTGATTCAGCTACTAAAATGGGTAGGAAGAAGAAAATCGAGCAAGATTTTGAATCGGGTCAAACCATTGGTCAAGGGAAATTTGGGTCCGTGGTTAAGTGTAGGAGTAAGGTTAGTGGAGAAGAATTCGCTTGCAAGATTTTACCAAAAGGGGACGAGATCGTGCATAAGGAAGTTGAGATTATGCAACATCTTTCAGGTCATCCTGGTGTTGTGACGTTAAAGGCGGTTTATGAAGATGTTGAATGTTTTCATTTGGTTATGGAGCTTTGTTCTGGTGGGCGGCTGCTTGATCAAATGAGGAACGATGGTTTGTTTTCGGAACAAAAAGCTGCTATTTTGATTAAGGAGTTGATGTTGGTTCTTAAATATTGTCATGAAATGGGCGTGATTCATCGTGATGTAAAGCCTGAAAATATCCTTCTTTCAGCGTCTGGTTTGATCAAGCTCGCAGATTTTGGTTTGGCTGCTAGAATCACGAATG GTCAAAGTCTATATGGTGTGGTTGGAAGTCCTGCATATGTTGCCCCTGAAGTTCTGAACGGAGGTTATTCGGAAAAAGTCGATATATGGAGTGCCGGTGTGGTCCTCCATGCGCTTTTGGTCGGTTTCCTCCCGTTCGGTGGCGATTCTGTAAATACTGTATTTGAGGCTGTCAAGAATTTGTCCATTAATTTCGAAGGTGAATTGTGGAACTCAATTTCGCAACCTGCTCGAGATCTTATAGCCCATATGCTATCAAAAAACGTATCTCAAAGGTATTCGGCTGAGGAAGTACTAC GGCATCCTTGGATCTTATTTTACACGAACCCAACGCTAGATTCTCTAACTTTTGGTTACAGAATGCAAAATCCTACTACCTTAACTTCTCGTCAGCTGACAGACATGATAGAAGTAGAGTCCGAGAATAACGTTTCCATCTCTTTCAGTGAGAACTCTACTCCAATGTTCCCACACGATATATCTAAAGACGAAGAATGTTATATGGTTGATATACTTGCTTTTGCGATTTCACATGTAAGAATCTCGGGGCCAAAACGAAGCAGGATATGCAGTCCTACAAACAATCCTGTGCAACAGGCGCATTCATCTAACATTACAATAAAGAGTCTATGTACAGCTTTTTGA
- the LOC139890872 gene encoding serine/threonine-protein kinase PEPKR2-like isoform X2, translated as MDCFGRKRKGVQNVASNVVWSHVSLVDRSRRTKKSKEVVKSDRNRKDFINGIVTAPPFVNVCFDDARGRGLKRKIGCLDSATKMGRKKKIEQDFESGQTIGQGKFGSVVKCRSKVSGEEFACKILPKGDEIVHKEVEIMQHLSGHPGVVTLKAVYEDVECFHLVMELCSGGRLLDQMRNDGLFSEQKAAILIKELMLVLKYCHEMGVIHRDVKPENILLSASGLIKLADFGLAARITNGQSLYGVVGSPAYVAPEVLNGGYSEKVDIWSAGVVLHALLVGFLPFGGDSVNTVFEAVKNLSINFEGELWNSISQPARDLIAHMLSKNVSQRASLDLILHEPNARFSNFWLQNAKSYYLNFSSADRHDRSRVRE; from the exons ATGGATTGTTTTGGGAGAAAGAGAAAGGGGGTCCAAAATGTAGCGTCGAATGTGGTGTGGTCTCATGTTTCGTTAGTAGACCGGTCTAGGAGAACAAAGAAATCGAAAGAAGTAGTAAAAAGCGATAGAAATCGTAAAGATTTCATAAATGGAATTGTGACTGCTCCGCCTTTTGTAAATGTGTGTTTTGACGACGCTCGTGGTAGGGGTCTTAAGAGGAAAATTGGGTGTCTTGATTCAGCTACTAAAATGGGTAGGAAGAAGAAAATCGAGCAAGATTTTGAATCGGGTCAAACCATTGGTCAAGGGAAATTTGGGTCCGTGGTTAAGTGTAGGAGTAAGGTTAGTGGAGAAGAATTCGCTTGCAAGATTTTACCAAAAGGGGACGAGATCGTGCATAAGGAAGTTGAGATTATGCAACATCTTTCAGGTCATCCTGGTGTTGTGACGTTAAAGGCGGTTTATGAAGATGTTGAATGTTTTCATTTGGTTATGGAGCTTTGTTCTGGTGGGCGGCTGCTTGATCAAATGAGGAACGATGGTTTGTTTTCGGAACAAAAAGCTGCTATTTTGATTAAGGAGTTGATGTTGGTTCTTAAATATTGTCATGAAATGGGCGTGATTCATCGTGATGTAAAGCCTGAAAATATCCTTCTTTCAGCGTCTGGTTTGATCAAGCTCGCAGATTTTGGTTTGGCTGCTAGAATCACGAATG GTCAAAGTCTATATGGTGTGGTTGGAAGTCCTGCATATGTTGCCCCTGAAGTTCTGAACGGAGGTTATTCGGAAAAAGTCGATATATGGAGTGCCGGTGTGGTCCTCCATGCGCTTTTGGTCGGTTTCCTCCCGTTCGGTGGCGATTCTGTAAATACTGTATTTGAGGCTGTCAAGAATTTGTCCATTAATTTCGAAGGTGAATTGTGGAACTCAATTTCGCAACCTGCTCGAGATCTTATAGCCCATATGCTATCAAAAAACGTATCTCAAAG GGCATCCTTGGATCTTATTTTACACGAACCCAACGCTAGATTCTCTAACTTTTGGTTACAGAATGCAAAATCCTACTACCTTAACTTCTCGTCAGCTGACAGACATGATAGAAGTAGAGTCCGAGAATAA